From Salvia splendens isolate huo1 chromosome 16, SspV2, whole genome shotgun sequence, a single genomic window includes:
- the LOC121771549 gene encoding NAD-dependent protein deacylase SRT2-like isoform X1 — MAPLYLSFFPKIGGTRESLRTLLAETIRSIRVHKETFWRPRMISFRGSLSFVRTYRITPTGAAMESKELPSNYLKDKMMVPNANPPGDEDVNLLSQFFERSSKLVVLTGAGISTESGIPDYRSPNGAYSTGFRPITHQEFMRSSRARRRYWARSYAGWRKFTTAQPGPAHIALASLEKAGRVKFMMTQNVDRLHHRAGSNPLELHGTVYVVACTNCGFSISRSSFQDQVKALNPKWAEAIESLEYDSRSDKSFGMKQRPDGDIEIDEKFWEEEFHIPNCEKCDGILKPDVVFFGDNVPKGRSDRALAAAKECDAFLVLGSSLMTMSAFRLIRAAHEAGAATAIVNIGVTRADDFVPLKINSRLGEILPRLLSVGSLGVPVV, encoded by the exons ATGGCACCTCTGTACCTTTCCTTCTTTCCT AAAATTGGTGGTACAAGAGAGTCGCTGAGGACATTATTAGCTG AAACTATTCGATCAATTAGGGTCCACAAAGAAACCTTTTGGAGGCCGAGAATGATATCTTTTCGGGGATCTCTCAGTTTTGTGCGTACTTATCGCATCACACCTACTGGAGCCGCGATGGAGAGTAAAGAACTACCTTCGAATTACTTGAAAGACAAAATGATGGTTCCCAATGCAAATCCGCCTGGAGACGAAGATGTCAATCTTCTATCTCAGTTCTTCGAGAGAAG TTCAAAGCTTGTTGTATTGACTGGAGCTGGGATAAGTACAGAAAGTGGGATTCCTGATTACAGAAG TCCAAACGGAGCTTATAGTACTGGTTTCCGGCCAATCACTCACCAG GAATTTATGCGGTCCAGTCGTGCCAGAAGACGGTATTGGGCTAGGAGTTATGCTGGATGGAGAAAATTTACAACTGCTCAACCAGGGCCTGCACATATTGCATTAGCTTCTCTCGAGAAAGCCGGGCGTGTAAAATTTATGATGACTCAGAATGTAGACCG GTTGCACCATCGAGCTGGAAGCAATCCTTTAGAGTTGCATGGGACTGTATATGTTGTTGCTTGTACGAATTGTGGTTTTTCTATTTCTCGGAGCTCATTTCAGGATCAAGTGAAGGCTCTAAACCCAAAG TGGGCAGAAGCAATTGAAAGTTTAGAATATGACAGCCGTTCGGACAAGAGCTTTGGAATGAAACAAAGACCTGATGGTGATATTGAGATTGATGAAAAGTTTTGGGAGGAGGAATTCCATATACCAAATTGTGAGAAATGTGATGGTATACTGAAACCTGAT GTTGTCTTTTTCGGTGATAACGTCCCAAAGGGTAGATCAGATAGAGCATTAGCAGCTGCAAAAGAATGTGATGCTTTCCTTGTACTTGGTTCTTCATTGATGACCATGTCTGCTTTCCGACTCATAAG AGCTGCTCACGAAGCTGGTGCTGCCACAGCTATTGTGAATATTGGCGTGACCAGAGCTGACGATTTCGTTCCTTTGAAAATTAATTCCAGACTCGGAGAG ATATTACCAAGATTGCTCTCAGTTGGATCCCTTGGCGTTCCTGTTGTCTAG
- the LOC121771549 gene encoding NAD-dependent protein deacylase SRT2-like isoform X2, which yields MISFRGSLSFVRTYRITPTGAAMESKELPSNYLKDKMMVPNANPPGDEDVNLLSQFFERSSKLVVLTGAGISTESGIPDYRSPNGAYSTGFRPITHQEFMRSSRARRRYWARSYAGWRKFTTAQPGPAHIALASLEKAGRVKFMMTQNVDRLHHRAGSNPLELHGTVYVVACTNCGFSISRSSFQDQVKALNPKWAEAIESLEYDSRSDKSFGMKQRPDGDIEIDEKFWEEEFHIPNCEKCDGILKPDVVFFGDNVPKGRSDRALAAAKECDAFLVLGSSLMTMSAFRLIRAAHEAGAATAIVNIGVTRADDFVPLKINSRLGEILPRLLSVGSLGVPVV from the exons ATGATATCTTTTCGGGGATCTCTCAGTTTTGTGCGTACTTATCGCATCACACCTACTGGAGCCGCGATGGAGAGTAAAGAACTACCTTCGAATTACTTGAAAGACAAAATGATGGTTCCCAATGCAAATCCGCCTGGAGACGAAGATGTCAATCTTCTATCTCAGTTCTTCGAGAGAAG TTCAAAGCTTGTTGTATTGACTGGAGCTGGGATAAGTACAGAAAGTGGGATTCCTGATTACAGAAG TCCAAACGGAGCTTATAGTACTGGTTTCCGGCCAATCACTCACCAG GAATTTATGCGGTCCAGTCGTGCCAGAAGACGGTATTGGGCTAGGAGTTATGCTGGATGGAGAAAATTTACAACTGCTCAACCAGGGCCTGCACATATTGCATTAGCTTCTCTCGAGAAAGCCGGGCGTGTAAAATTTATGATGACTCAGAATGTAGACCG GTTGCACCATCGAGCTGGAAGCAATCCTTTAGAGTTGCATGGGACTGTATATGTTGTTGCTTGTACGAATTGTGGTTTTTCTATTTCTCGGAGCTCATTTCAGGATCAAGTGAAGGCTCTAAACCCAAAG TGGGCAGAAGCAATTGAAAGTTTAGAATATGACAGCCGTTCGGACAAGAGCTTTGGAATGAAACAAAGACCTGATGGTGATATTGAGATTGATGAAAAGTTTTGGGAGGAGGAATTCCATATACCAAATTGTGAGAAATGTGATGGTATACTGAAACCTGAT GTTGTCTTTTTCGGTGATAACGTCCCAAAGGGTAGATCAGATAGAGCATTAGCAGCTGCAAAAGAATGTGATGCTTTCCTTGTACTTGGTTCTTCATTGATGACCATGTCTGCTTTCCGACTCATAAG AGCTGCTCACGAAGCTGGTGCTGCCACAGCTATTGTGAATATTGGCGTGACCAGAGCTGACGATTTCGTTCCTTTGAAAATTAATTCCAGACTCGGAGAG ATATTACCAAGATTGCTCTCAGTTGGATCCCTTGGCGTTCCTGTTGTCTAG
- the LOC121771549 gene encoding NAD-dependent protein deacylase SRT2-like isoform X3 yields MAPLYLSFFPKIGGTRESLRTLLAETIRSIRVHKETFWRPRMISFRGSLSFVRTYRITPTGAAMESKELPSNYLKDKMMVPNANPPGDEDVNLLSQFFERSSKLVVLTGAGISTESGIPDYRSPNGAYSTGFRPITHQEFMRSSRARRRYWARSYAGWRKFTTAQPGPAHIALASLEKAGRVKFMMTQNVDRLHHRAGSNPLELHGTVYVVACTNCGFSISRSSFQDQVKALNPKWAEAIESLEYDSRSDKSFGMKQRPDGDIEIDEKFWEEEFHIPNCEKCDGILKPDSCSRSWCCHSYCEYWRDQS; encoded by the exons ATGGCACCTCTGTACCTTTCCTTCTTTCCT AAAATTGGTGGTACAAGAGAGTCGCTGAGGACATTATTAGCTG AAACTATTCGATCAATTAGGGTCCACAAAGAAACCTTTTGGAGGCCGAGAATGATATCTTTTCGGGGATCTCTCAGTTTTGTGCGTACTTATCGCATCACACCTACTGGAGCCGCGATGGAGAGTAAAGAACTACCTTCGAATTACTTGAAAGACAAAATGATGGTTCCCAATGCAAATCCGCCTGGAGACGAAGATGTCAATCTTCTATCTCAGTTCTTCGAGAGAAG TTCAAAGCTTGTTGTATTGACTGGAGCTGGGATAAGTACAGAAAGTGGGATTCCTGATTACAGAAG TCCAAACGGAGCTTATAGTACTGGTTTCCGGCCAATCACTCACCAG GAATTTATGCGGTCCAGTCGTGCCAGAAGACGGTATTGGGCTAGGAGTTATGCTGGATGGAGAAAATTTACAACTGCTCAACCAGGGCCTGCACATATTGCATTAGCTTCTCTCGAGAAAGCCGGGCGTGTAAAATTTATGATGACTCAGAATGTAGACCG GTTGCACCATCGAGCTGGAAGCAATCCTTTAGAGTTGCATGGGACTGTATATGTTGTTGCTTGTACGAATTGTGGTTTTTCTATTTCTCGGAGCTCATTTCAGGATCAAGTGAAGGCTCTAAACCCAAAG TGGGCAGAAGCAATTGAAAGTTTAGAATATGACAGCCGTTCGGACAAGAGCTTTGGAATGAAACAAAGACCTGATGGTGATATTGAGATTGATGAAAAGTTTTGGGAGGAGGAATTCCATATACCAAATTGTGAGAAATGTGATGGTATACTGAAACCTGAT AGCTGCTCACGAAGCTGGTGCTGCCACAGCTATTGTGAATATTGGCGTGACCAGAGCTGA